From Draconibacterium halophilum, one genomic window encodes:
- a CDS encoding glycosyltransferase family 4 protein — MVIAVNTRLLLKGKLEGIGWFTYETLKRMTINHPEHEFIFIFDRAYSQDFIFAENVTPVVIGPPTRHPVLWYLWFEYQIPKILKKYKADLFLSPDGYLSRRTKVPQLGVIHDINFVHRPDDLPWLKAKYYNYYFPKFAKLAKRIATVSFYSKEDITRSFKVDYDKIDVVYDGINQVFEPISDEDKTKVRSMFTNGAEYFLFVGALHPRKNVCGLLKAFDAFKSVVNDSTKLVIVGGEMHKTGPIFETYENLRHKDDVVFTGRVSTADLHDIFGAAMALTFVPFFEGFGIPIVEAMSAGIPVICSNTTSIPEVGGNAVLYADPIKIDQIVDAMVSIRTDDALCCQLVDKGFIQKNKFSWDETARLLWMSVEKSLQ, encoded by the coding sequence ATGGTTATTGCCGTAAATACTCGTTTATTATTAAAAGGGAAGCTTGAAGGAATAGGTTGGTTTACTTATGAAACGCTCAAACGGATGACGATCAACCATCCGGAGCATGAGTTTATTTTCATATTCGACAGAGCCTATAGTCAGGATTTTATTTTTGCCGAAAATGTTACTCCGGTTGTTATTGGGCCGCCAACCCGTCATCCGGTGTTGTGGTATTTGTGGTTTGAATATCAGATACCAAAGATCCTGAAAAAGTACAAAGCTGATCTTTTCCTTTCGCCCGATGGTTACCTTTCGCGACGTACCAAAGTGCCGCAGTTGGGCGTAATTCACGACATTAACTTTGTACACCGACCCGATGATCTGCCCTGGCTAAAAGCAAAATACTACAATTACTATTTCCCGAAATTTGCAAAACTGGCCAAACGAATTGCTACGGTTTCGTTTTATTCAAAAGAAGATATTACCCGTTCGTTTAAGGTCGATTACGATAAAATTGATGTGGTTTACGACGGGATAAATCAGGTTTTTGAACCGATTTCAGACGAGGATAAAACAAAAGTACGTTCGATGTTTACCAACGGAGCAGAATATTTCCTGTTTGTTGGAGCACTGCATCCACGCAAAAATGTTTGTGGACTTTTAAAAGCTTTCGATGCCTTTAAAAGTGTGGTAAACGACTCGACAAAACTGGTAATTGTAGGAGGAGAAATGCACAAAACAGGACCTATTTTTGAGACATACGAAAACCTGCGTCACAAAGATGATGTTGTTTTTACCGGACGTGTATCAACAGCCGACCTGCACGATATTTTTGGAGCAGCAATGGCGCTTACTTTTGTCCCTTTTTTCGAAGGGTTCGGTATTCCGATAGTGGAGGCTATGAGCGCCGGTATTCCGGTGATTTGTTCGAATACTACATCTATTCCCGAAGTGGGTGGAAATGCGGTGTTGTATGCCGATCCAATAAAGATTGACCAGATTGTCGATGCGATGGTAAGTATCAGAACAGACGATGCTTTATGTTGCCAACTGGTGGACAAAGGTTTTATTCAGAAAAATAAATTTAGTTGGGACGAAACAGCTCGTTTGCTGTGGATGAGCGTGGAAAAAAGTCTTCAGTAA